A part of Pristiophorus japonicus isolate sPriJap1 chromosome 15, sPriJap1.hap1, whole genome shotgun sequence genomic DNA contains:
- the myf6 gene encoding myogenic factor 6 — protein sequence MMEMFETNPFYYHDQRYLVSESMVFPHLDGAGISPLYPGSEDGLSPVGDSSQPEPSCDSGGEEHVYAPPGLKSHCPGQCLIWACKACKRKSATTDRRKAATLRERRRLKKINEAFEALKRRTVPNPNQRLPKVEILRSAIHYIEKLQDLLHSLDQQEKMQENVDPANGCNGSHSMVTTADCWGTNTCPSEWGNLSDHSNIPNKLHKEGNSSESSGTSSLRYLTSIVDSISTDESTTLYTQDSNAK from the exons ATGATGGAGATGTTTGAAACCAACCCCTTTTACTACCACGATCAGCGATATCTGGTTAGTGAATCTATGGTTTTTCCACACTTGGATGGGGCGGGGATATCTCCCCTCTACCCGGGAAGCGAGGACGGCCTGTCTCCAGTCGGAGACTCAAGCCAACCCGAACCGAGCTGTGACAGTGGCGGAGAGGAACACGTGTACGCTCCGCCCGGCCTCAAGTCCCACTGCCCCGGCCAGTGCCTGATCTGGGCTTGTAAAGCGTGCAAGAGAAAATCGGCCACGACCGACAGGAGGAAGGCGGCTaccctcagagagaggaggaggctcaAAAAAATAAACGAGGCTTTCGAGGCGTTAAAGCGGAGGACGGTGCCAAACCCGAACCAGAGGCTACCCAAAGTGGAGATCCTTCGCAGTGCCATTCACTACATCGAGAAACTCCAGGATTTGCTGCACAGCCTGGACCAGCAGGAGAAAATGCAGGAGAATGTGGACCCGGCCAACGGCTGTAACGGCTCCCATTCAATG GTAACCACTGCAGATTGCTGGGGAACAAACACCTGTCCTTCTGAATGGGGGAATTTGTCTGATCATTCCAATATCCCAAATAAACTCCACAAAGAAG GAAATAGTTCGGAATCATCAGGCACCAGCAGCCTTCGTTACCTGACCTCAATAGTTGACAGTATTTCAACGGACGAATCCACTACACTATATACCCAAGACTCAAATGCAAAGTAA